A genome region from Acidobacteriota bacterium includes the following:
- the lipA gene encoding lipoyl synthase, whose amino-acid sequence MEQAQTRFPRHPPWLKVRFPAGENYHSLKKLVRSHSLHTVCESAHCPNIGECWEAGTATFMILGNICTRRCGFCAVQTGRPVGYDLAEPLRVAEAVRTLHLRHAVITSVDRDDLEDEGSQVFARTILDIRKTSPTTKVEVLIPDFRKTTANLDRVIEARPDVLAHNLDTVPRLFARVKPRGSYGHSLELLKYVKERDPAIKTKAGFMLGLGEELCEIEQGMEDMRSAGVDILTIGQYLRPSKKHLPLLKYYRPEEFRELKRKGEALGIPHVESGPLVRSSYHAAEQVDDLLSRDSRPFKILQ is encoded by the coding sequence ATGGAACAGGCTCAGACTCGCTTCCCCAGACACCCGCCCTGGCTCAAAGTTCGTTTCCCCGCTGGAGAGAACTACCACAGCCTCAAGAAGCTGGTGCGCTCTCACTCCCTTCATACCGTTTGCGAGAGTGCGCACTGTCCCAATATCGGAGAGTGTTGGGAAGCCGGCACCGCCACCTTCATGATTCTGGGAAATATCTGCACCCGACGCTGCGGCTTCTGCGCGGTCCAGACCGGCAGACCCGTGGGCTACGACCTGGCCGAGCCCTTGCGAGTAGCCGAGGCCGTTCGCACTCTCCACCTCAGACACGCCGTGATCACCTCGGTGGATCGGGACGACCTGGAAGATGAAGGGTCGCAGGTTTTTGCCCGGACTATTCTCGACATTCGAAAGACCAGTCCGACCACCAAGGTGGAGGTCCTGATCCCGGACTTCAGAAAGACCACCGCCAACCTCGACCGGGTCATCGAGGCTAGGCCGGACGTGCTGGCCCACAACCTGGATACCGTGCCCCGGCTGTTTGCCAGGGTGAAGCCCCGCGGCTCCTATGGCCACTCGTTGGAATTGCTGAAATATGTCAAGGAGAGGGATCCGGCCATCAAGACCAAGGCCGGATTCATGTTGGGTCTGGGGGAAGAACTCTGCGAAATCGAGCAGGGCATGGAGGACATGCGCTCGGCCGGCGTGGACATCCTGACCATCGGGCAGTACCTGAGGCCTTCAAAGAAGCATCTGCCGCTGTTGAAATACTATCGACCGGAGGAATTCCGCGAACTCAAGAGGAAAGGGGAGGCGCTTGGAATTCCCCACGTGGAATCGGGGCCCCTGGTGCGAAGTTCCTATCATGCCGCCGAACAGGTGGACGACCTCCTGAGCAGGGACAGTCGGCCCTTCAAAATCCTGCAGTAA
- a CDS encoding nitrous oxide reductase accessory protein NosL, whose protein sequence is MKRATEKIILLALLVAVGGLIYTAWQWSDASRSESCGVCERHLHAGSQVVALQQGRKEAFCCPSCAVTLGSQAGLAVTVVELTDFETGSRIAPDEAYVVQGSDINLCQQHPMLTDSQKQPASMQFDRCSPSVLAFSSQQAAETFRREHGGRLLPFSALPLN, encoded by the coding sequence ATGAAACGCGCGACAGAAAAAATCATCCTCTTAGCCCTGCTGGTGGCGGTTGGAGGATTGATCTACACCGCCTGGCAGTGGAGCGACGCCTCCCGGTCGGAAAGCTGTGGCGTTTGCGAGCGCCATCTGCATGCCGGCAGCCAGGTGGTTGCACTGCAGCAGGGGCGGAAGGAAGCGTTCTGTTGCCCCAGCTGCGCCGTTACCCTCGGCAGTCAGGCAGGACTGGCGGTCACCGTGGTCGAGCTCACCGACTTCGAGACCGGGTCCAGGATTGCTCCCGATGAAGCCTACGTGGTGCAGGGAAGCGACATCAATCTCTGCCAGCAACATCCCATGCTCACGGACTCACAAAAACAACCGGCCTCCATGCAATTCGACAGGTGCTCCCCCAGCGTCTTGGCATTCTCCAGCCAGCAGGCCGCCGAAACCTTCCGGCGGGAACATGGGGGCAGGCTGCTCCCCTTTAGCGCGCTGCCGCTGAATTGA